A genomic stretch from Spartobacteria bacterium includes:
- a CDS encoding D-alanine--D-alanine ligase, whose protein sequence is MSRNTSFHTVGVMMGGPSAEHDISIKSGQAVSEGLRHAGYDVRDIVFDTEEFDIPADVEAVFPVLHGAFGEDGGVQRILEKKGIPYVGSGPRSSREAFDKRASKQCFVANQIATPAFELLSKASERTLPLPVVVKPCLQGSSLGVYIVFNESEWDNAFREAQKYDEVILVETYIPGREFTVALLQGEALPVIEIVAPDGNFDYKAKYTKGMTRYDVPAQVDESLAKAMQSIAMHVNRTLRCKDLNRVDFRMNEADELFVLESNTIPGFTATSLLPMAAGASGISFPELCSRLIQCAACGKY, encoded by the coding sequence ATGAGCAGGAACACATCCTTTCACACGGTCGGCGTTATGATGGGGGGGCCTTCAGCAGAGCACGACATATCTATTAAATCAGGACAGGCCGTTTCCGAGGGACTGCGTCACGCAGGCTACGATGTCAGGGACATTGTATTTGATACAGAGGAATTTGATATCCCCGCAGATGTCGAGGCGGTCTTTCCCGTGCTGCATGGAGCGTTCGGCGAAGATGGCGGCGTGCAGCGAATCCTCGAAAAAAAAGGCATACCCTATGTCGGATCAGGTCCGCGCTCAAGCCGGGAGGCCTTCGATAAACGTGCCTCCAAACAGTGTTTCGTAGCGAATCAGATCGCGACACCGGCTTTTGAGTTGCTCAGCAAGGCGTCAGAGCGAACATTGCCCCTTCCGGTCGTTGTAAAACCCTGTCTTCAGGGTTCAAGTCTCGGCGTTTACATCGTTTTCAATGAATCAGAATGGGATAACGCATTCCGTGAAGCACAAAAATATGACGAGGTGATCTTGGTTGAAACCTATATTCCCGGTCGTGAATTCACCGTCGCACTGCTGCAGGGTGAGGCGTTGCCCGTCATAGAAATCGTCGCCCCCGACGGAAACTTTGACTACAAAGCGAAATATACCAAAGGGATGACCCGTTATGACGTTCCCGCTCAGGTCGACGAATCGCTGGCAAAAGCCATGCAGTCCATCGCCATGCACGTCAACCGCACGTTACGCTGCAAGGATTTAAATCGCGTAGACTTCCGTATGAATGAAGCAGACGAACTCTTTGTTCTGGAAAGCAACACCATCCCGGGATTTACCGCTACCAGCCTGCTCCCCATGGCTGCCGGCGCCTCGGGTATTTCATTTCCGGAACTCTGCTCCCGTCTCATTCAGTGTGCGGCTTGTGGAAAATACTAG
- a CDS encoding UPF0365 family protein produces the protein MIVNIVAAVVLVLGFILLFTILFFFKVWLKALLSGASVSMVNLIGMKLRGVPPKLIVDARIAATKAGLVITTDQIEAHYLAGGHVINVIEALIAADKAGITLNFEKAAAIDLAGRNVKEAVGYSVLPKVIDCPDPTKGNNMLDAVAKDGIRLLVKARVTVRTNLERLVGGATEETIIARVGQGIVSAIGSSLTYKNVLENPDEISRKVLNSGLDSHTAFEIVSIDIADVSVAQCQNIANVGAHLEAERAETDMKQRQAEAEGRHAMARAAEQEMVARVQEMQAKLVEAQAEVPQALAEALRKGHIGVMDFYRMQNILADTSMRESLAGGSEAPANESQPKRDKK, from the coding sequence ATGATTGTTAATATTGTTGCCGCTGTTGTTCTCGTTTTAGGATTTATCCTGTTATTCACTATTTTGTTCTTTTTCAAAGTCTGGCTCAAAGCACTTCTATCAGGTGCCAGCGTCAGTATGGTGAATTTAATTGGAATGAAATTACGTGGTGTCCCGCCCAAACTGATTGTGGACGCACGCATTGCCGCCACGAAAGCTGGTCTGGTTATCACGACGGATCAGATTGAGGCGCATTATCTTGCTGGCGGTCATGTCATTAACGTGATTGAAGCGCTGATTGCGGCGGATAAAGCGGGTATTACCCTGAATTTTGAAAAAGCGGCCGCCATTGATTTGGCAGGACGTAATGTCAAAGAGGCTGTGGGATACAGTGTGCTGCCTAAAGTGATTGACTGCCCTGATCCGACGAAAGGCAATAACATGCTGGACGCCGTGGCAAAAGACGGGATTCGCCTGCTGGTTAAAGCCCGCGTCACGGTACGTACTAACCTGGAACGCCTTGTCGGTGGTGCCACCGAAGAAACAATCATTGCCCGCGTAGGACAGGGCATAGTCAGTGCAATAGGTTCGTCGCTGACCTACAAGAACGTGTTGGAAAACCCCGATGAAATCAGTCGTAAGGTGCTGAACAGCGGGTTGGACTCTCATACGGCGTTTGAAATTGTATCCATCGATATTGCAGATGTCAGCGTGGCGCAATGCCAGAACATCGCCAACGTGGGGGCGCATTTGGAAGCCGAACGTGCGGAAACAGATATGAAACAACGGCAGGCGGAAGCCGAAGGCCGTCACGCGATGGCTCGCGCGGCAGAACAGGAAATGGTGGCACGGGTTCAGGAAATGCAGGCCAAACTGGTTGAAGCGCAGGCGGAAGTGCCTCAGGCATTGGCAGAAGCACTGCGTAAAGGACATATCGGGGTTATGGATTTTTATCGGATGCAGAACATTCTGGCTGACACATCGATGCGGGAATCGCTGGCGGGCGGTTCTGAAGCACCGGCGAATGAATCACAGCCGAAACGGGATAAGAAATAA
- a CDS encoding ferrous iron transport protein A translates to MNEKKLTDLKVGDKAVLLDIGGCRRMRSRLVAMGLHTDAAFTVVAAPKDELGGPVIISVEGSRTVLGWRIASRIAVRMLCAFLCLCLNLCCCTPPSSAPVTSCATGLDNVAQTRVVQSIFCP, encoded by the coding sequence ATGAATGAAAAGAAACTCACAGATTTAAAAGTCGGAGACAAAGCCGTGCTTCTGGATATTGGCGGCTGTCGGCGGATGCGCAGTCGTCTTGTGGCTATGGGGCTCCACACCGATGCTGCATTCACTGTTGTGGCGGCCCCAAAAGATGAATTGGGCGGGCCGGTTATTATTTCTGTGGAAGGAAGCCGTACGGTGCTGGGCTGGCGGATTGCGAGTCGTATTGCGGTACGAATGCTGTGTGCGTTTCTCTGTCTCTGTCTGAATCTTTGCTGCTGCACCCCGCCATCATCAGCACCGGTGACGTCCTGTGCCACGGGGTTGGACAACGTGGCTCAGACGCGTGTCGTTCAGTCGATTTTTTGCCCATGA